Genomic segment of Campylobacter sp. MIT 99-7217:
GTCGTAAAGGTTGCATCAGCATAGCTTATCCACATACCCTGTCCTTCTCTAAGGTTTATAGAAATACCATCAGTACCACTTTTCTTAAACACAGAAGCCATATCAACACCCTTTTCTGTAATGTCTAGGGCATTTTTTGAAGTAGTATAAAACTGAGTATTACCTGTGTCATTTTCATCATTTGCTGTTGTTGTGGTTACATTATAGCCATGAACACTATCAAGCCCATAAGCTCTACGGCTAGTATTTTCTGTAATCCTTGCACCACTATTTAAACTTGCTGAGAGTAGAATTTGAGAACTTGGATTTGCAGGAAGCTTCATTTTTGGATCCCACTTGATATTTTGCACAGGCAAGGTTGTATCAACTTGTCCTGTTTCAGAGTCCCTGTTCCAGCCTTGAACAATCATACCATTTGCGTTAACAAAATTTCCTTCAGCATCAGGAGTAAATGAACCATCTCTTGTCAAATACTTGTTGCGTCCGCCATCACCTGAAACCATAAAAAAGCCATTGCCACTAAGTGCCATGTCATAGTTCCAACCTGTTTTTGAAATACTTCCTTGTGAGTGGATACGAGTCGTTGCATCAGCACCAACACCAAGTCCTACTTGCATAGCGTTTTGTCCGCCTAAATTTCCTGTAGGGCTTGTTGCAACGCCCATAACTTGAGAAAACATTGTTCCGTAATTTACGCGAGAGTATTTAAAGCCATAGGTATTAACATTGGCGATATTGTTACCCTCAACATCCATTCCTATTTGATGTGTTTTTAGTCCAGAAACTCCAGACCACAATGATCTCATCATGATAAATCCTTTGTAAAATATTGTTTGCAAGATATAAGCAAGAAGCGTTCCAACTTTTGTAAATCATGAAATTTTGATCAAGTCTTCCGCCCTGCGACCAATGAAGACTAAATTTTTGCACTTTTAAGGATAAACTAAGCAGGGCTTACTTATAATTTTGTGTAGAAATTTAGTAATTAGTTCTTATCTTTAGTTTTTGCAAACTAGGATAAGGACTACTAGAATTATCATAAAAGCGATAATTTCGTTCATCTTAACCTCCTTTCAACTTTTTCAAGTCTTCAGTTGGTTTTCCTTAAAAGTGAGTTATTTTAGTGTATTTGTGCTTTGAGTTTTGTTAAGGCTTTAAATATAAAAAGGGATTAAATCCCTTTTTTTGAGCAGCTTAAAAGCCTAAATTTACTCCGCCTTTTGTGCCAAGCTTGTAGTTTGCTTCCTTGCCTTTGTTTAAAGAAAGTGTGCATTCATCGCCAAGGCTTGTTTGTCCGCTTAAAATTTTAGCACTTGAAATTTTAGCACTTGACTTAGTGATTTGCACCTGTGAGCTTTGGGTGCTACTTTTGCTCACGCACTCATAAATCGCTCCTACTTCAAGCTTTTCTTCAAAAATTACCTCGCCATTTTCAACCGAAGCGACCCACAAAGGATAAAGTTGATTGAGTATATCAGTGCTTAAGGCTGTAGCGATTTGGCTTAAAATGGCTTCATTAGTTTTTACGCTATCATCTTTAACGCTTACTTGAAGATTTATGGTATTTGCAAGCTTGATCTCTCTAGTCGCAAAGAAAATCAAACGATAATCCACCGCCACATCAGCCTTTAGCGTTTTTGAACCTGTAGTAAGCTTTGAACTTTTAGAATCTGCCTTGCCTATGTCTTTGAGATTGAAAACAAGCATATAATCAGCCCCTAAAACATTTCCAAGCTTATAAATATCATCACTTGAAGCATCTTCACTCTCTATAAGAGCTTTTTCAGCCTTATAATACGCTTCATTAGTTCTATCTAAAATATTCATTTTTTTGCTTTGAGTGAAGTTATTGATGAGCTTTTGCTTAAGTTGATCTCCTAAATTTTGAAATTTTGAAGCATTGAAAATCACTAAATTTGGCTTTTCATTGCGTGCAAATAAAATCTTATAAACACTCACACTTGCCCCATAGCTTCCATTTGGCTCAATAAAGACATTATTAACTTCATAAGAATCAATCCTGCCCTTTGTAGCCTTGCTTAAGAGTCTTGAAATGTTTTGAGAATTGTGTTCGAAATTTGGAATAGCACTAATGTCTTTTAAGCTAGCCGTGCTAAAACCTTTCATTTTTGAAATAGCTTCAATCAACGCTTCTTTAATGGCTAGTTCTCTTGTAGCTCCACTACCTTCTCCTGTGGAAATTTTCATAAAAGTTCCCTCTGGAGTGCTTACCGAAAAGCTTGAATTTGCGTCTTTGCCAAAACCTGTGCTATTTAAAGGAGTGATGCCCAAATCAATGATATTAATGTTTGAAGAGCCTGCGTCATTTGGTGTAAAAGCTCTTTCTTCAATCACCTCAGCAAATACAAAACTTGATATAAAGCCTAAAAAAATAATAGCGATTTTTTTCATAAAAAAGCCTTTTTAAATTTACCAAGAAACAGATTTTTTATCGCCTGCTTTATCTATGGTTTTTTCATCTTCCCAATACGCCAAACCACTTGTTAGATCAGTAACAGTAAGGTGGAAAAAATACTCAAC
This window contains:
- a CDS encoding CsgG/HfaB family protein gives rise to the protein MKKIAIIFLGFISSFVFAEVIEERAFTPNDAGSSNINIIDLGITPLNSTGFGKDANSSFSVSTPEGTFMKISTGEGSGATRELAIKEALIEAISKMKGFSTASLKDISAIPNFEHNSQNISRLLSKATKGRIDSYEVNNVFIEPNGSYGASVSVYKILFARNEKPNLVIFNASKFQNLGDQLKQKLINNFTQSKKMNILDRTNEAYYKAEKALIESEDASSDDIYKLGNVLGADYMLVFNLKDIGKADSKSSKLTTGSKTLKADVAVDYRLIFFATREIKLANTINLQVSVKDDSVKTNEAILSQIATALSTDILNQLYPLWVASVENGEVIFEEKLEVGAIYECVSKSSTQSSQVQITKSSAKISSAKILSGQTSLGDECTLSLNKGKEANYKLGTKGGVNLGF